The Salegentibacter mishustinae genome includes a window with the following:
- a CDS encoding N-acetylneuraminate synthase family protein produces MFIIAEVGQAHEGSLGLALSYIDALADTGVDAVKFQLHIAEAESSEFEPFRVKFSQQDKTRFDYWKRMEFTLAEWKKIKARCDQKGVEFLASAFSNAAVELLEELGVERYKIGSGEVSNFLLLERIAKTGKPVILSSGMSSFKELDRTVEFLRKRKVEFFILQCTTAYPTKPEDYGLNVISQLRQRYGVMVGYSDHSAKRETCIAATALGAEILEFHAVFDRRSFGPDATSSLEIDEIKSLVKAVRNIETSLEHPVDKSDNFRYKDLKDIFEKSLAVNKDLPAGHKLTFDDLEAKKPKGAGINASQFEKLIGKKIKNNMKQWEFLNEDFI; encoded by the coding sequence ATGTTTATAATAGCTGAGGTGGGCCAGGCCCATGAAGGAAGTCTAGGCTTGGCTTTATCTTATATTGATGCCCTGGCAGATACCGGGGTGGATGCCGTGAAGTTCCAGTTGCATATTGCGGAGGCCGAAAGCAGTGAATTTGAACCTTTCAGAGTAAAATTTAGTCAGCAGGATAAAACCCGTTTTGATTACTGGAAGCGGATGGAATTTACCCTGGCGGAATGGAAAAAAATTAAGGCAAGATGTGATCAAAAGGGAGTGGAGTTCCTGGCTTCAGCATTCAGCAATGCTGCAGTTGAGCTTCTGGAAGAGCTCGGAGTAGAAAGATATAAAATTGGATCGGGGGAGGTTAGTAATTTCCTGTTGCTTGAAAGAATAGCTAAAACCGGGAAACCGGTCATTCTTTCTTCAGGGATGAGCTCTTTTAAAGAACTGGATCGAACTGTTGAATTCCTGAGGAAAAGAAAGGTGGAATTCTTCATCCTTCAATGTACCACGGCTTATCCCACAAAGCCGGAAGACTACGGACTTAATGTAATCTCACAACTTAGGCAACGTTACGGGGTGATGGTAGGTTATTCCGATCATTCCGCAAAAAGAGAAACCTGCATCGCCGCAACTGCTTTGGGCGCTGAGATCCTGGAATTCCATGCAGTCTTCGACCGCCGAAGCTTTGGCCCTGATGCCACTTCGTCCCTGGAGATCGATGAGATCAAAAGCCTGGTGAAGGCGGTAAGGAATATTGAAACTTCTCTTGAACATCCCGTTGATAAATCAGATAATTTCCGGTATAAAGACTTGAAGGATATTTTTGAAAAATCTTTAGCAGTAAATAAAGACCTTCCCGCAGGCCACAAACTGACTTTTGATGATCTCGAAGCGAAAAAACCTAAAGGCGCTGGCATAAATGCCTCTCAATTCGAAAAGCTGATTGGTAAGAAAATTAAGAATAATATGAAGCAGTGGGAGTTTTTGAACGAGGATTTCATTTGA